The nucleotide sequence GATTGGCTTCGTGGCACTGATCTTGGCCGTTGCGTGCAGCAGCAGCGGCTCCGGCGGTGACGCAGACGCGGGCAGTGGCGGCAGCTCAGGAAGCGGCGGCGGCAGCTCGGGTAGTGCTGGCAGCTCCGGTTCGGCTGGCGACGCAGCGACGGATGCGCCACCCGCAGATGGCCCGTTTGCTTGCGGCACCGCAACCTGCGGCGCGACTCAGTACTGCATTCATCCCTGTTGCGGCGGCGCGCCGCCGATGTGCATCGACAAGCCCGATGGCGGCTCCTGCCCGAGCGGATTCCACGACGGTTGTGGCGGCGGCGACAATTGCTCGTCGGGTGACTGCTGCGAGGCCGATCCCTGTACGCCACCCGCACCCTACTGTGCCGACGTTCCGGAAGTCGGCTGCCAATTGAAGGGGCACGACTGCGAGATGCAGTGCGCCTGACGCCTGTGCGGCTGTTCCGAGTCGCGACTGAACAACCTCGCGGAACGCCGTCGCGCGCCTGCTACGCGCGAAGCTAGCGCGCGCCGGCGGCAGCGCGCAGCGCTACGGGATAGCGGGAGCTCGACACACAGCGCGTATCGAGCAGCTCGCGCACTACGGTCAGCAAGTTGTGCGCGTGATACGGCTTGGCGAGCACGGCGGCGAGCTCGAGTTCGTCGACTTCGTCGATGACGGACTGGGTCGAGAAGCCCGAAACGTAGATCACGGGCAACTCCGGGCTGGTCTCGCGGAGCTCGCGCGCCAGCTCTTCTCCCGACTTTCCGGGCATCATCAGGTCCGTGACCAGGAGCGCGACGTCGGGATGAGCGCGGAAGGTCGCGGTCGCCTCGTCTGCATCGTGGGCCTCGAGCACGCGATAGCCGGCGCGGACCAAGATGCGGCGGGCGGCGCGGCGCACCGGGTCGTCGTCATCGACGAGTAGAACCGTCTCGGAACCACCCCGCGGCTGTCCGGCCGGTGTCGCCACGGAGCGAATGCTCGTGCGCTGGCTGGACGCCGGGAACCGCAACTCGAAGGTAGTGCCTTCGCCCGGTGTGCTCTCGACGTGGACTTCCCCGCCGGCGCGGTCGACGATGCCTCGCACCGTCGCCAGGCCGAGGCCGGTGCCCTTGCCGCGTTCCTTGGTCGTGAAGAACGGGTCGAAGATCAGCGGCAGCACGGTGGCTGGAATGCCGATGCCCGTGTCTGCGATGCGAATGGCGATCTGACGCTTGCCATCCTTGTCGCGCGTCTGGAGGGTGTGAATCCTGAGCGTTCCACCCTCGGGCATGGCGTCGCGAGCGTTGAGAGCGAGATTGAGCACGATCTGCTCCACCTGTCCGCGATCGAGCCGCGTCTTGGGGAGATCTCGCTCCAGGTCCAGCTGGATGGCGCAGTTGGTTCCCAAGGAGCTGCGCATCAACTGAGTGATGTTGTCGATCACTTCGCTCACGTCCAAGAGCTCGGGTGAGACGACCTCCCGGCGACTGAAGGTCAACAGCTGACGAGTCACCAGCGACGCAGATCGCGTGGCCGTCAACACCTGTTGGATGTCGCGCAGGGCACTTTCGGCGGCGCCGTCGCCGGCCTCTTCCAGGGACTCCTTGGCGAAGGTCGCGTAGTTCAGGATCACCGCGAGCAGGTTGTTGAAGTCGTGGGCGATGCCGCCGGCAAGGAGGCCCAGTGCTTCCGTCTTTTGCGCCTGGCGCAGCTGAGCCTCCAGCTCCCGGCGTTCGTTTTCGTCTCGCAGCTTGCGCGTGACGTCACGAATGACGTCCACCACCATGCGACGGTCGCCGTGGGCGAAGGAGCCGCGCGATACCTCGACGTCGACTACGTCGCCATCGGCGCGGCGATCTTGGCGCGCGAGAAAGCGAAACACGCGCGGATCGACCTGCGAGAGCGCGACGGATTGCGGTGGCGGGGATTGAAACCAAAATTCAGAGAACGGGCGCCCGAGCAAGTCCTCGGGAACCACGCCGTACATGCGCTGTACCGCTGGGTTCGCGTCGCGGATCTCGTGCGTGTCCTCGTCGTACACGACGATGGCGTCCGGTGAAGCCTCGAACAGGTTGCGGTAGCGAGCCTCACTCGCACGCAGCGCTTCTTCCAGGCGCTGAGCTTCGCGGCGTAGCAGTACGCGGTGTTCCGCCGTGGCGACTGCCGCCGTCGCGACGGTCACGTCGGCGTCTCTGGGCAAGAAGGAGCACGCGCCGAAGGTCACCGCCTGGTTCAAGTCGGTGATCGCCGGTGCGGAGCTGGTGAGAATGACCTCGGCGTCCGGGTCGTGCTCACGGAGCTCGCGCAGCACGTTCAGCCAGCCACCAGGCGCTTCCGTGTCGAGCACGACGACGTCCGCGCCGTGGTCGCTCAGCTGCTCCAGGGCCTGCGCGGCGGTGGCGGCGGAGACGACCTGCCGGCCCGGGCCCGCCAGGCTCTCAGCCAGGCGGCTACGCAGCGAGTGCTCACGGTCGACGACCAAAATCCGTGTCATGACGAGGAAGGTCCACCCAGCGTGAACGGCAGCGTTCCTAGAAGCTGAAAGCCTTGGTGGAACAGCGCCTCGTTCCGCAAAAACACCGGGAAAACCGCGCCGCAGCCCCAGGGGAGCTGGCGGTTGGGGCCCGTCAGGACTATCGAGCTTGTGGGCTCGCTGCGTTCGGGCTCCGCGCGCGCCCTGATGTCGCCTTCGGCCGAGAGCATTCCTGTCACCCTGAGCGCCCAATTCGTGCGTCAGGCACCCCGCTACGGAGTAGGCCTAGTCCTCCTGGCTGCGTACCAGTACGCCCAGTATTGGTTCGACACGCGGCTGATGACGGCCATCAACGACGCCATGGCCCAGCGCTACGCCGCAGCGGGCGCCCTGGGCATTTGGCTGGTGGTCGTGTCCGTCGGGGCCTTCGGGGTTCGGGTCATGTCGCGCGTGGCCATCTTCAACGGTGGGCGCATTGCGGAATACGAGCTGCGCCGCGCACTGCTCCACCATCTTCATCAGCTCGGGCCGTCCTTCTACCGACGGATGAGCTCAGGCGAGATCATGAGCCGGGTCACGAACGACCTGGGCCAGGTACGGTTGCTCTTGGGTTTCGGCATCCTCAACGTGATCAACACGCTCTTCGCTTTGGTGAGCGCCCTGAGCGTGACCTTGAGCATCAGTTGGAAGCTGACCCTGGCGTCGCTCAGCATGCTGCCGGTGCTGATGCTGATCACCCAGCGCTTTTCTCGCCTGATCTACTCACGCACCCGCGACAACCAGGACGCCATCGGCAAGATGAGCGAGAGCGTGCAGTCGAGCATCGCTGGCGTGCGCGTCGTACGCTCCTTTGCTCTGGAGCAGGCCGAGCTAGAACGCTTCGAAAAGACAAACCAGCTCTACCTCGACAAGAGCTTGGCTTTGGCGCGGCTGCGCGGGTCGATGGGCCCCATCATGCAGGCCATCGTCGCCGTCGGGATCCTGATCGTGTTCTGGTACGGCGGTCACTTGATGTTGCAGAAAGAGCTGTCAGCCGGCGGCTTCCTCGCTTTCTACCGAGCCCTGGCGCGACTGACGTGGCCCCTGATTGCTCTCGGTTTCCTGGTCGGCTTGGTGCAGCGCGGCCGCGCCTCCTATTCGCGGCTGCAAGAGATCTACGCCTCGGAGCCCGACATCGTGGACGGGCCCCAGCAGCTACCGGCGGCCGCGCGCGGCGCCCTCGAGGTGCGTGGGCTCAGCTTTGCCTACGGCGACCGTCAGGTCTTGCGTGACGTCAGTTTCAACGTCGAGGCCGGGGGCTCCCTCGCCATCGTAGGCCGAACCGGCGCTGGGAAGTCCACCCTGGCGGTGCTCTTGCCGCGACTGATGCCGACGCCGCGAGGAACAGTCTTCTTGGACGGCGTCGACGTTTGCGATCTTCCCCTCGCCACCGTGCGGTCCGCCATCGGCTACGCCCAACAATCGGCGTTTCTGTTCTCGACCACGATTGGTCGCAACATCGGTTACGTCCTGGAGGAACCTGACTCGGGACCTTCACTGAAGACCATTCGCGAAGCAGCCGCCGAGGCTCACGTTTTGGACGAGGTGATGGGACTACCGGATCGCTTCGACACCATCGTGGGCGAACGAGGGGTCCAGCTCTCGGGTGGGCAGAAGCAGCGTACGGCTCTGGCTCGGGCCTTCGTTGCCGACCCACGGATCATGGTCCTGGACGACCCCCTGAGCGCGGTGGATTCACGCACCGAGCGCGGCATTCTGGAAGCGATCGACCGACAGCGACAGCAGCGCGGCGTGATCCTGATCACGCATCGCGTAGCGGCGGCTGCGCGTTGCGATCGCGTGTTGGTGTTGGACGAGGGGGCCGTCGTCGAAGCCGGGACCCACGATGAGCTCGTCGCTCGCGGTGGGCTCTACGCCACCTTCGCCGAAGAGCAGCGGATCGAGCGCGAGCTCGCGCGCCTGGGCGAGGAAGACATCAGGGAGATCGCGCAGAGCGCGTGAGCCATGGCAAGCAGCGCGAAGGCCGGCAGACAGGAAAGCAACACGGAAGCGGTGTTGCGCAAGTTCCACGAAGAGGGAGCCTTCGGCAAAGCCTACGACACGCGCTTGATGGCGCGGCTCTGGCCCTTCGTTCGGCCGCACAAAGCCGCGCTGACGCTGTCGGTTGCCGCGATTCTGATCACGGCTGTGGGCGCTCTGGTGCGGCCACTGGTCATGCTGCACGCCATCGACGAAGGAGTGCTCAAGGGCGAACCAGCGGTGCTGCTCCGCAGCGGGCTGCTGCTCGTGGGTATCGTCGTGGTGGAGCAAGTCCTGGTCTACGTGCAGATCTATGCGCTGCAGGTGGCGGGCGCGCGGGCGATGGCCGACTTACGGCGTCACGTGTTCGTGTATCTACACAAGCTCCGCCTCGGCTTCTTCGACCATCAACCCGTCGGACGGCTCGTGACGCGAGTCACCAACGACGTCGACGCCATCCAAGAGCTGTTCTCGTCGGGCGCCCTCAACGCCTTCGGCGATCTGGTGCGCTTGATCGGCATCGTCGCGCTGATGCTGACCCTGGACGCCAAGCTGGCCTTGGTCGCTTTTGCCGCAACACCGCCGGTGGCGCTTCTGGTCGTGCTGCTGCGCAAACGCATGCGCACGGCCTACCGGGAAATCCGCGCCAAGACGGCGCAGATGAACGCCACCATGAACGAGCAAGTCTCGGGCATGAGCGTGGTGCAGGCCTATCGCCACGAAGCAGCTGCGGCGCGGGAGTTCGACGGCATCAATCGCACTTACCGCGACGCGAACCTTTCCTCGATCAAGTTCGAGTCGATGCAGGACGCCGCGATCGAGATGGTGGCAGCCGTCTGCCTGGCGAGCATCATCGTGTACCTGGGCTACCACCCAGTGTCCTTCGGCATCGTAGTGGCGTTCAACGCCTACCTGGTGCAGTTCTTCGAGCCCATCAGCGCTCTCGCCCAGCGCTACACCTTGCTACAGAGCGCGATGGCCGGGGCGGAGCGAGTGTTCGGCCTGCTGGACACGCCCCCGAGCGAGATGGACGCTCCCGCGGGAAAGCCTGTCGCGGCGGGTGACACCGAGCTGGCCCTGGAGCTGGAGGACGTTCACTTCGAGTACAAGCCCGGCGTTCCGGTGCTGGACGGAGTGTCGCTGCGCGTGCGACCGGGCGAGAAGATCGCGCTGGTGGGACCGACCGGGGCGGGCAAGACCACCATCACCGCGGTGCTGCTGCGGCTCTACGACGTGCAGCGCGGTGTGGTGCGAGCGAATGGGGTCGATGTGCGCGGCCTCTCGCGAGAAGAGCTGCGCTCGCGCTTCGCCGTGGTGCCCCAGGACGTGTTCCTGTTCCCGGGCACCGTGGCCACGAACATCGCGGCCGGCGAGACGCCCGACGTCGAACGGGTGAAGGACGCGCTCTCGCGCATTGGTGCACTGGAGCTGTTTCAGAAGCGCGAGCAGGGGCTGGACACGCCCGTAGAGGAACGCGGCGAGAACTTCTCCGCGGGCGAGCGCCAATTGATCGCCTTCGCGCGGGCGCTGTATCGCGATGCTCCGGTGCTCATCCTGGACGAGGCGACGGCCAACATCGACAGTGACACCGAAGCCAAGTTGCAGCGCGCCCTGGAAGAGCTGTGGCGCGGTCGCACCGCGATCATGATTGCGCATCGCTTGAGCACGATTCGCCGAGCGGACCGCATCGTCGTGTTCCACAAGGGACACATCGTGGAGCAGGGAACTCACGCAGAACTCCTGGCTCACCGCGGGCTCTATGCTCGTCTCCACGAACTACAATTCGCGCGCGAAGATGTAGCGCCGAGCGACCCGGCATGATGTTCACC is from Polyangiaceae bacterium and encodes:
- a CDS encoding response regulator codes for the protein MTRILVVDREHSLRSRLAESLAGPGRQVVSAATAAQALEQLSDHGADVVVLDTEAPGGWLNVLRELREHDPDAEVILTSSAPAITDLNQAVTFGACSFLPRDADVTVATAAVATAEHRVLLRREAQRLEEALRASEARYRNLFEASPDAIVVYDEDTHEIRDANPAVQRMYGVVPEDLLGRPFSEFWFQSPPPQSVALSQVDPRVFRFLARQDRRADGDVVDVEVSRGSFAHGDRRMVVDVIRDVTRKLRDENERRELEAQLRQAQKTEALGLLAGGIAHDFNNLLAVILNYATFAKESLEEAGDGAAESALRDIQQVLTATRSASLVTRQLLTFSRREVVSPELLDVSEVIDNITQLMRSSLGTNCAIQLDLERDLPKTRLDRGQVEQIVLNLALNARDAMPEGGTLRIHTLQTRDKDGKRQIAIRIADTGIGIPATVLPLIFDPFFTTKERGKGTGLGLATVRGIVDRAGGEVHVESTPGEGTTFELRFPASSQRTSIRSVATPAGQPRGGSETVLLVDDDDPVRRAARRILVRAGYRVLEAHDADEATATFRAHPDVALLVTDLMMPGKSGEELARELRETSPELPVIYVSGFSTQSVIDEVDELELAAVLAKPYHAHNLLTVVRELLDTRCVSSSRYPVALRAAAGAR
- a CDS encoding ABC transporter ATP-binding protein, which translates into the protein MSPSAESIPVTLSAQFVRQAPRYGVGLVLLAAYQYAQYWFDTRLMTAINDAMAQRYAAAGALGIWLVVVSVGAFGVRVMSRVAIFNGGRIAEYELRRALLHHLHQLGPSFYRRMSSGEIMSRVTNDLGQVRLLLGFGILNVINTLFALVSALSVTLSISWKLTLASLSMLPVLMLITQRFSRLIYSRTRDNQDAIGKMSESVQSSIAGVRVVRSFALEQAELERFEKTNQLYLDKSLALARLRGSMGPIMQAIVAVGILIVFWYGGHLMLQKELSAGGFLAFYRALARLTWPLIALGFLVGLVQRGRASYSRLQEIYASEPDIVDGPQQLPAAARGALEVRGLSFAYGDRQVLRDVSFNVEAGGSLAIVGRTGAGKSTLAVLLPRLMPTPRGTVFLDGVDVCDLPLATVRSAIGYAQQSAFLFSTTIGRNIGYVLEEPDSGPSLKTIREAAAEAHVLDEVMGLPDRFDTIVGERGVQLSGGQKQRTALARAFVADPRIMVLDDPLSAVDSRTERGILEAIDRQRQQRGVILITHRVAAAARCDRVLVLDEGAVVEAGTHDELVARGGLYATFAEEQRIERELARLGEEDIREIAQSA
- a CDS encoding ABC transporter ATP-binding protein codes for the protein MASSAKAGRQESNTEAVLRKFHEEGAFGKAYDTRLMARLWPFVRPHKAALTLSVAAILITAVGALVRPLVMLHAIDEGVLKGEPAVLLRSGLLLVGIVVVEQVLVYVQIYALQVAGARAMADLRRHVFVYLHKLRLGFFDHQPVGRLVTRVTNDVDAIQELFSSGALNAFGDLVRLIGIVALMLTLDAKLALVAFAATPPVALLVVLLRKRMRTAYREIRAKTAQMNATMNEQVSGMSVVQAYRHEAAAAREFDGINRTYRDANLSSIKFESMQDAAIEMVAAVCLASIIVYLGYHPVSFGIVVAFNAYLVQFFEPISALAQRYTLLQSAMAGAERVFGLLDTPPSEMDAPAGKPVAAGDTELALELEDVHFEYKPGVPVLDGVSLRVRPGEKIALVGPTGAGKTTITAVLLRLYDVQRGVVRANGVDVRGLSREELRSRFAVVPQDVFLFPGTVATNIAAGETPDVERVKDALSRIGALELFQKREQGLDTPVEERGENFSAGERQLIAFARALYRDAPVLILDEATANIDSDTEAKLQRALEELWRGRTAIMIAHRLSTIRRADRIVVFHKGHIVEQGTHAELLAHRGLYARLHELQFAREDVAPSDPA